atatattgttttattttcttctcctacgtgaatatctacatatccatctgaaaaatggattagtttactgtttactcttcatgaacatgttggtggttctgaaaagaacctttggtgttgtgtttttgttatcactcgatatccccatcttgttcggttgcaccttcctgtttagctattgcgtttgccactcgccacagctttcacagctggaaaatttcttcccatccagcttgtgacatgttgtacagtaagttacattcaatgcgacgtgccgaagcaccactcagtgtcgcattggaggcgattttaacctgtaattgaacatttgcgatgacagtggtacagtgtctactttcaatgtggggtcataatttggatctctatgtttacaaaaatgcccaactaaatatgtcgcattgcatgtccgtccaattagctaaatgtcgaactaattgtaaattactgtactttcaatctggaaacaatttaaggattggtgaaaattgaataatcaggaaagtccccaactatcaataagctcagaacaactgccaaattcacatactcatcagatcctggcaaacaaatgatgaaaaaatcaatttgtgttttattattattttggatattattttagaaagcattgaactgtatttcgtaaactcttttttgaaaggtttaatggccctgataagcgccgtgttttatggaatggttccaatttagaaaacttagtactcgtggttttgaaaaaaaaaacatttcgaacgccctcgatttttgacgtaggactacgtctttcatttctataccggggtgtaaaatcaaagtttcgaaaacgaaagcgttacgccagagaccgagattttgagcgttaatagctcctaaacaactgaacgaaatggtatgataaacacttcattcgaaagataaaatgtctacgcgttatatacttgttactttttgatccaaaaacttgtttcaatagtcttaaaattgctttcaaaacaggctattgaaatcaccaatcggtatataagcgagcggcgctcggaaatccactcagttctaattgaacagcgattggagcatgttgtcgctgttgcggcgaagctctttatttatcatgaaagcgctgatgaacggtgtcaccaagagcctgtttgtgcaccctaggccagaagggaatctatcaggaggagagtgatgtcacaaacggttccctgggaagacatcgctacacacacatacacgcgctattaacaatcaagtgctattaacagatggttatcgagttagcattaaccactggtgggcttccagtatcgaggaaaatgtggaaatatctaatcgttactgaaaataatctgccagtttctctgggaatttaaaattacattcatgtgaaagagtttattttaatgttttctatccatgtaacactgtgaccaaatacatttggttttgtgatttttcaatcaatcgcaattaacaggatagcttctgaagattattcttccccatcagtaggatatttccgtatccaatattggatgcataaaaccttgtgcctccaacataacgctctcgttttcgaagttctccaaatattcattcattcagaatgaattcagattcaacttcaaacaaatgatctctaaatcaacgatagtcctacgtcacccttgcggttataccatagatataacccacttcctgttttttctttttcctttccaatcgtgcttcattctatttcgctgcttctctggttgcccgttttggtcggtacgatttgaggagcacaaaatggaccaatcaaaaatgggctcatagtgcatttggacaatgcttgatatttcacaattattcaattatttatctcaagaaaaattaaatattattcgttatgatagatgcgtagatatatttcctatcaattgatgcaaaaacctttgcgatctattgagaaatgctcgagttataagcgttccaaatcttgcattttttcctacttgttcagtgcctagatttccatttcaccccctatatcttccggttggacgtagtcctacgtcaaaaacatatgTATACACTAAATTATTCCTCGTTGGACATATAGCTAATTGGACAGgcctggggtgacattgcgcatttcagaacgagtaactcgtttcgagataattcaaactcgaatcgatttgattttagtattatgtatctttttcgagTTATTATATTCAGCGTACtagatttcgagaaaaattgtcgaagagaaatgtcaaatttTTGAGTTTGTAAACAAAGCTAACTTCACGGTTATTGCAAATATCAatgccgaaaaacaaatttaatttgatataataTTAGAATTGTGATTAGAAAGagaatacttatgacagacatacagctgtactagagTTGTATTTCTAAAATTGTAcatctgtcaccatgtacagcgctagaaccatgcaagcaactcggtacaatcgatgtacctgtacagacctattttaccgctgtacatggctacatgatagcaacgagagttccgcgcgtgtatgtgtgtgtgaaccgtggcatcactctcctcctgatggatccccttctggcctaaggtgtacaaacagACTCTTGgggacaccgttcatcagccgcttttatgataaacgaagttagcttcaccacaacagcgacaacatgctccaatcgctgctcaattataactgagtgggtgtccgagcggcgctcgtttatataccgattggtgatttctaaagcctgttttgaaagcaattttaaggctattgaaacaactgaacgaaatggtatgataaacacttcattcgaaagataaaatgtctacgcgttatatacttgttactttttgatccaaaaacttgtttcaatagtcttaaaattgctttcaaaacaggctattgaaatcaccaatcggtatataagcgagcggcgctcggaaatccactcagttctaattgaacagcgattggagcatgttgtcgctgttgcggcgaagctctttatttatcatgaaagcgctgatgaacggtgtcaccaagagcctgtttgtgcaccctaggccagaagggaatctatcaggaggagagtgatgtcacaaacggttccctgggaagacatcgctacacacacatacacgcgctattaacaatcaagtgctattaacagatggttatcgagttagcattaaccactggtgggcttccagtatcgaggaaaatgtggaaatatctaatcgttactgaaaataatctgccagtttctctgggaatttaaaattacattcatgtgaaagagtttattttaatgttttctatccatgtaacactgtgaccaaatacatttggttttgtgatttttcaatcaatcgcaattaacaggatagcttctgaaaattattcttccccatcagtaggatatttccgtatccaatattggatgcataaaaccttgtgcctccaacataacgctctcgttttcgaagttctccaaatattcattcattcagaatgaattcagattcaacttcaaacaaatgatctctaaatcaacgatagtcctacgtcacccttgcggttataccatagatataacccacttcctgttttttctttttcctttccaatcgtgcttcattctatttcgctgcttctCTGGTtgctctcctcctgatggatccccttctggcctaaggtgtacaaacagACTCTTGgggacaccgttcatcagccgcttttatgataaacgaagttagcttcaccacaacagcgacaacatgctccaatcgctgctcaattataactgagtgggtgtccgagcggcgctcgtttatataccgattggtgatttctaaagcctgttttgaaagcaattttaaggctattggaacaattttttggatcaaaaagtaacaagtatataacgcgtatacattttatgtttcgaatgaagtgtttatcataccatttcgttcagttgtttaggagctattaacgctcaaaatttcgatctccggcgtaacgctttcgttttcaaaacattgattttaccccggtatagaaatgaaagacgtagtcctacgtcaaatattttgatttttttaaaatttctagactagaatactgccttaaatggggacttcgtcccatTACATTGCGctgagaataaatttcgaaaaacgaaaacgagaaaataaatttataattgaAATGTGAGGCATTTATAAGCATGTTGTTTTTCCcacgccacaatatttctagcctactacactttttctaggcggttgtttactgtggcgatttattccgggcaCCGGGCATTTATTCTGGGCACAGTGCCAGCACCACATGCGGTGAAGCACGTGCAGGGATAGGTCAAGTTTTTCATTGCGTTATCAATGAGCAAAGTATGTCTAAGTATacatgaatgaacacagtttgCTTTCACAAAGAGATGATTAGCTATAATGGTTCTGATACCGCAAGCATGCTGACTCTCGGAGCGTCGCAAGATCAGTCAATCGCTGACGATTGAGTCGCCTGGTTTTGAGTGTAGCATAAAGCAGTGATCATGGAATTGTACCGAATCGTAATAGTTTTTATGCTGATTATCACCAGCTCACATGAGTGTTATGGAGAATTTGCCTTCAGCGCGCATATCCTGGAGCACATCAAAACTAATACATCTGTCGAAGATCAACGAATGGCGGTAGCTGAGCTTATCCGACGAATTATCCCACAACATAGTGATCTGTTTGTCCCAATCGTTGATAgtggaataaaacaaaattctttTAAGGTTCTACCGTTAACGATTTTGAGATAATTTCATCAGAAATTTAAGTATGTACGTTGCAGATTCTCAAAACCGGCGGTATGTCAACTGTGTCCATCACAGGATCCACTGGTGTAGCTGCATCGAAAGGTTTTTATCACtatttgaaatatttctgtGGTTGCCATATTTCATGGGATGGCGATCAGCTCGAACTACCACAAATTCTGCCGAATGTGAATGTAACAATAGAGGCTCCCAGCAGGTATTGCAGAAATTTAACATACGATTACATTGATTACATTTTGATATACGTTTCCGTTTTAGCATAATATACTACCAAAATGTCTGCACATGGTCATACTCATTCACCTGGTGGACGTGGAAAGATTGGCGCCGCCATATCGACTGGATGGCTCTACAGGGAATCACGCTTAGCTTAGCACCCTTCCAGGAAGATCTTTGGACGGAAATCTATAGCGAGTATAACCTGACTCAATACGAAATCGATAGTCATCTTTCTGGTCCTGGATTTTTCGCTTGGCAACGGATGGGTAACATTCGAGGATGGGGTGGCCCACTTACCCAAAACTTTATGGATTTCTCCGCTACCTTGCAGTCGCAGGTCGTTAAGCAGATGCGTCGGCTGGGAATGATTGTGGCGCTCCCGGCGTTTGCCGGTCACTTACCTATTCAGTTTAAACAACTCTTTCCACATGCGAAACTTACCTCGGTGGAGGTGTGGAACGGATTTCCGTATCAGTTCGCCAGTCCTCTGTTTTTGGATCCGATAGACCCACTGTTTCTTGAAATTGGATCAAAATTTGTCACCAAAGTGATCGCACGGTACGGCACGGATCACATTTATTTTAGTGATCCTTTCAATGAGGTTCAACCCCACTCGACTAGCTCCAAATATCTTGCGGGGGCAGCGgaaggaatattcaaagctatGGCAAAGGTAGACCCACTTGCTGTATGGCTTCTACAAGGTTGGATGTTCCTCAAGAATCCTCTGTGGAGCGATCGTGCAATTCAAGCGTTTCTCACGGCCATACCCATCGGTCGGGTCCTAGTGCTAGACTTACAGTCGGAACAATATCCCCAATACACGAGGACGAACTCTTATTATGGACAACCATTCGTATGGTGTATGCTGAGTAACTTTGGCGGAACGCTCGGAATGCTGGGCTCAGTGGAGTTAGTTTATGAAAGGATTTTGGAAACACGATCCGATCCAAATATGACGATGATGGGCACCGGTATTACGCCTGAAGGAATCAATCAAAACTATGGATTGTATGAGTTCGCACTAGAACTGGGATGGAACAAGGATATCAATGATACTGACAAGTGGTTCAGAAGGTACAGCACAGTTCGGTATGGGAGTGACGATGGCAGGCTACAAGATGCTTGGAGTATCTTCAGACAGACTGTATACTCATTCAAAGGGTTGGAACTTATGAGAGGAAAATATACCTTCAACCGAAGACCCAGTATGAAGCTGCAGCCTTGGGTAAGTGAACAATTGCTATTATCATCATAAGCGTTTGATTTAATTTCGTGTAATGAACGTTCTATGTTGCTGTTCGGTGAATATGCATTCATAAtgttttgttgatatttttatataaatgacaatttttacatttttttacagaACAAATTTATGGGAAAAGTGCAAACAAGTTCTTCGATTCTAAAAAACAACCAAATTTACCAATTTTTggtaaacaaaaaatacaaagcATCTTTGCAATTCGTATTCACAAAGTTTGCATACAATTAGAGACGGTGAAGCAAAGTTCATCTATCGTTCGAATACAGATAATCAGTCATTTAATGcataaaaaactagaagtgggttatatctgtgatacaaccgcaaggtagacgtataactaccgctggctctgtaatcatttgttggaaattgcatctgaatcaattctcaatgatgaaatgaaagattgctgaaagttttccttGTTAGTATGTGAGTGGATGAGTGTGAGTATGAAATT
The Toxorhynchites rutilus septentrionalis strain SRP chromosome 2, ASM2978413v1, whole genome shotgun sequence genome window above contains:
- the LOC129769955 gene encoding alpha-N-acetylglucosaminidase, whose translation is MELYRIVIVFMLIITSSHECYGEFAFSAHILEHIKTNTSVEDQRMAVAELIRRIIPQHSDLFVPIVDSGIKQNSFKILKTGGMSTVSITGSTGVAASKGFYHYLKYFCGCHISWDGDQLELPQILPNVNVTIEAPSSIIYYQNVCTWSYSFTWWTWKDWRRHIDWMALQGITLSLAPFQEDLWTEIYSEYNLTQYEIDSHLSGPGFFAWQRMGNIRGWGGPLTQNFMDFSATLQSQVVKQMRRLGMIVALPAFAGHLPIQFKQLFPHAKLTSVEVWNGFPYQFASPLFLDPIDPLFLEIGSKFVTKVIARYGTDHIYFSDPFNEVQPHSTSSKYLAGAAEGIFKAMAKVDPLAVWLLQGWMFLKNPLWSDRAIQAFLTAIPIGRVLVLDLQSEQYPQYTRTNSYYGQPFVWCMLSNFGGTLGMLGSVELVYERILETRSDPNMTMMGTGITPEGINQNYGLYEFALELGWNKDINDTDKWFRRYSTVRYGSDDGRLQDAWSIFRQTVYSFKGLELMRGKYTFNRRPSMKLQPWVWYNETFFNDGVELLLAADSTSKLFLNDVVDVTRQFLQNTADRIYLTVMDTYHLRNRTSLQVYSQMFQQLLKDLNRLLRSDEHFLLGRWLESAKALGQTSLERQKYEYNARNQITLWGPQGQIVDYANKQWAGVVEDFFLPRWRMFLSEMEAALKDNRTLNETKVRSKIFRLIELAFSTDNKRYPVAAEGNALEIARELYRKWSALSETLKILPKSGNK